A window of Solanum stenotomum isolate F172 chromosome 9, ASM1918654v1, whole genome shotgun sequence genomic DNA:
GATCTAGTGTATAATTGACAATTCTATCTTTACACATACTTATCCATATAGTAATAATcttttgtatttctaaatatcaTAATGTATAATATAACTATACATAGTTATACACATAAGATAAAAATCTTACCACACAAAGAATTGAATAATAGTATCAAATTCCCTAATACATCCTACTAAACGATCCCTAAATCATCTATTATCATAAGTCAAATAGACgaatatatgatttatttaaatCTCTATTATAATTGAACAAACAATTCTTCTATAATATTCCTCTTTTAAGTTATTGAGTTGTAAGTTAAGTAATTTGTATATGTTCTTAATGAATTTcataagataaatataaatttgaccaaaattaTTAGATTCCATAGAACCTGTAGCGAACACTCTAGCTCTAGTTACCACATATAGCAATCAAAGAGAAAATGTAGCCATGAGATAAGTCTATAGAGTACGTTTGGATTATAGACGATGCAAGTTTGTAGCTAGCGCTAGATCCTTACATGCAACATTTTTTTAGATGTATCACACTCGCTATGTCATGTGAGTAAAAAGTGTCTAATAGATAACACTTTTCTAACATGTTCAAATTAGCACAAGGCAAACAAAAGTTACATCAGAAATCACAAATCGAGCTTGTTGTCATCACCATTAGCCATCATTGGAACAGGGCCGTCCTTGTTGATTGCCTTCTTATACTTGTATCTCTTTGCAACGatgagaaaaatgaagaaatttagCACGCTTAAAACGGATAGcaggaagaagaaataatgaAGCTTTCCGTAATTTGGATTGTCTGATAGCCATCCCATCTTCCCATTCCTCGTGCTAATATCTGTGACAATGGTTACTAACAACGAGCTCACATAACTCCCAAGCGCGGTGGTTGTCAAAGAGAGAGCAGCACACAAACTCCGCATTGAATCAGGAGCTTGATCATAGAAGAACTCCAACTGACCGATAAATGTGAAAACCTCAGCACAACCAATTATCATGTACTGAGGAATTTGCCAAAATACTGACATTGGGATGTCCTTGGAGTCATAGAGGTTATGCCTTTTTACTATCCCGAGCCTAACTACCTCCACGAGTGCAGCAGATACCATAGCAAAGACAGATATAATGAGCCCCGTTCCCATTCTTTGGAGTTGAGTCAATCCATTCTTGTGACCTGTGAACTTTCGAACGAATGGTACAAGAACTCTATCATAGACAGGAACCCATAGAATAACCGCGATGGTGTCAAAAACAGATAGTGAAGCCTCGGGGATTTTTAATTTGCCTAAATGTGTATCCATAGACATGGCTTGCACCACAAAATAATTGCTCATTTGGCTATACACTGTGCTGAAGATAATCCCAGTAGCCCAAATAGGTAGCAACTTGACAACAGACTTGAACTCCTCAACTTGTGTCACTGTGCAAAGTTTCCAATTGTTTATTGAACCTCTGTTCTCATCCAACCCTGTTTTCACAGCAGCTCTATCGAAGAACCTGTAAAAGTAACAAACATATTCGAGTGACAGAATCTCGTAAATGCTACAAATATCAAGCTAGTTCTTATATGAGTCATTTTTGAATTAGCAAAAGTGGTGATTTTGGGTAACATAGTGTATGACATGTCAATCATGAACTAGAAGAATGCAGCCTAGTCGAGACAAACTCTGAATACTAGATATGACATCAAAACAACAAGGGTAAACACCAGCTAGATAAACCTCATAGTCGAGAGAGAAACAGTACCCCGGTGACCACAGAAATTTCATAAAAAGGGCTTTCTAGAGATCCACAATGACCAATCGTCACATGAATTGCTAAGGATTCAATAAGTCCAATAGTTGATTCTTTCAGATGTGTCAATTGGGAAAATACTGTGGTGACGATAGTGAAGGAAGGTCCTGCTTAAAATAGCTCGACGCTAGGATGATAAAAAGCTTAACACTTTTCATTCTTATTAATTCCTTTTTcaatatgaaaatgaaaaatcaatGTCATTTCTGAAAGTACCTCAAGTCGTTTGTGTGAGCAAGTTTGCGACTCCCTTTGATGGCAGATTCAGCTTCTGCAGTCTCATATAGCAGAGATTTTTCGGCAGGCAATGTAACATGACATTTTCTAAGAGAAGCCACAACAACCTGGCATATACGCGTCAAAGGGCTTCCTCCAGGCTTTTGGTATCTATAGAGCCGAGATCCTGAAAAGAACGATACAACAGCAAAGGCCATAGCCGCAGCAGGAACACCAAATCCCCATCCCCAGCTAATATCCTGTTGTATCCAGACTATCAACGAAGAAGCAACGAGAGCCCCAATGTTGATGGAGAAGTAGAACCAATTAAAGAAGGAATTTTTGTAGTTCCTCTCGATAGGATCAGCATCATCAAACTGGTCTGCACCATAGGATGAGACACACGGCTTGATCCCTCCGGTTCCCAGTGCTACTAAGTAGAGTGCAACGAAGAATACTGCTGTTTGACTATCGGTCGCGTGACATTTATTCTTTTCATAACAAACCGGCCTAAGCCCGGGCACTGATGCTGATACTGTCAATAGTGTCATCCCCTTGAATGATAAGAAAAATCAGTCAATACATCACTACAAAAGAAACTAGAATTAGCTATGAACTTCATCACTAATCTGTCGCTAAATCACTTGTAGACACCagatagtaaattaataaacTCACACAAACATAGATGATTGAGAATATGGCAATAGTCCAGTATCTTCCAAGATAAGAGTCGGCGAGAAATGCTCCAAGCAAAGGCATAACATAACAGGTCCCTGCCCAATTCGATTGATTTTTAGACGCCGTTGCAGTTTCCTGACTGAGTTGAGTCTTGAAATAATACACAAGATTGGTACTCATTCCATAATATGCCAATCTTTCACAGCATTCATTCCCTGTCAAAATGACAACAATTAATATGatcaataatagttatcatcgCAGAAAATTCATTTCTCAACAATTTTATACCAAACTATTGCGTGGTatagtcactcaactaatagttagCATCTCAAAAAGTTactttctttgttgaaaaaaaaatagaatcaaGAAGAAACTCGACTTCTGAAATAACAATcattagttgagtgaccatctgagatATCAACTCCTAGAGGTAGACCACACAAAAGTTTGGCATAAAATTGTAAATATTTGCTTGGAGTTAACTACAAGGCCACTCTATTCAACATATTTGGCCGAAGACGAACCAATGTGCACACattttgactaataaaaaatacaaacataATACGTGAAGATTATGGTAtagaactacgtttgacctgactCCAAAAACACGataatatgaaatgataatgacAATGAGTTAATATTATTACCAAGTATATAAGGGCAAGCCTTCCAAGTTCCTGTTTTCTTCTTATTTGCAGGCTTATTCCGATAATCGACAGTTCCATCCTTGGTAAAgacatcttcttcttctgccATGGCCTAACAAAGATGAAACAACACAACGTTCTTGATCAACCTGGTTTTCGTCGATCCAATAATTATCTAAACCTggaaactcaaaactcaaaactcaaaactcaatttagAGGGAGCCAAAAGATTGAGCTATGGCTCCACCCTTTGTTGCcttagagaaaatatttcacAAGTAACAATATTATTCTTAAGGTTCATTCACATAAACCTTAATACATTATGCTCATGTCACGTCGAGGTactacatgaaaaaaaatagcaaaaattcgATTCAGTTTATCGTAATCTATTAGTTTACATGTTGGTTAATTGAATTATGATGCATAAAAAAGTTAGATGTATATTGACCAATGAAAAGACTAGATACATCTTGGAAAATGTTATGTTAGTTTGTTGGAAAATTAGTGGTTCATGTTTTACTCCCTTCTCCTATGTTATCAATCAAACAATAGGAAAAagttattaagaaaataataaaaacagtCAACTCTCCTTGTAAATTCCaccattttagtttatttatgtcatttttagtctatttcaagaaaaatatcaCTTTCGATATTTAGTATTTTCTCTATACATTTTTACTTATTCAGTATTGACTTAACACATctcttaagaaacaataaatagaatgagaatataataaattcaagttttgaaaaatgactatagttaatAATAAGGATAAATTATGAACTAAGATAAATTAtgtcttatttttttcaaactgGACGAATAAAAGTGGACacctatttttagtatagtaaataagtaaaaatagaCGGAGGGAataactttttgatattttggtacattacTCATATACTCCTTTCTGTCCATTTTActtgtcttttcttttctgtACGCctcttaagaaaacattaatcaaaagagtaatttgactaaattatctttatttattctttGATCTCAATTTAGTACTATTCTCTTTTTCACTATACTAATTTCTctccatatttattgaattgagTAAGGGTAAAAGTGGAAATTAATActtagttaattatatttgatttttctaaAATGTCAATTATTTTGGaccatctattttttttttttagtttaggaCCATATGATTCAAAAGTTTTAAGTACTTTATAAAACTTCATGTTCAGTCAAACTATAACGCATAAATCGAAACAGAAAAAGTAAATGCGCAATATTACCCGTCTAGTACTTTCATTATGACTCCTTAATCTCTATTAGTATGTTTTACTAGTACTAGTacaaatcaaaaagaaaaaacagtAAACTAAGCAAACAAATAAACCTCAAAAAGTGGAACAAAATTTTCCAAGAGCACAATAAATACTACTCCTATATTTGTTCTCATTGGGAAAAAATGGTACAATACatttattgaattgatggaaaacacaaataaagaatttaattttacaaaaaaaaagtaggtATTTGTTCATCAACAATGAAAGTCGTTGAACTTCAAACTCGAGTGGAAATCTCCTTCCACACACACCTAATTTATTCATATGGGAAATTTCATCCTATTAGTGTCACATCTACTTTTCTATCTTTGCAATTCTTTTTTCACCATACCGGGACAAGACATGATcgtgatttaagaaaaaaagtaccataaaaaaagactaaagaaATTAGGACATGACCTATGTTACTAGGACTCTTAAAGAATATTGCATCACCCTTCTCAATcccttaaatatatattatttttgaagaatctgacATAagttaattgatatttttataaaagtccAAACAACatagaaaataattacttttaacAAAATACAGACTAATATGAACCGATCAGAAGAAGCAAAAGGATGGtgaaaaagaaacaaacctCAAACCTTTGTTGTTGTAAGAGAAATTCTTAGTAGAAGAAAGGGTTGTTCCTGGAATTAGAAATCCACAATTGGGAACTCAGTCAAAGAAacacaaagttatatttatgcTTTGTAGTAAATGATCATTAAATTgtttattagttatatatatactttgtaATAAATGATCATTAATTTGATCCTttgtcctttttatttttatattttgacccttaaatgatataaatggtcccttaaatatattttgaccaaCTTTTCCTTTTAACGATGAAAGTAGCTGAATTTCAGATAGAGGGTGTGTATAGTGGAAAATGTATTTTTGATTTTCCATGTTCGGTTAGTcataattttaggaaaaatattttatttaggaaaataaattttcacATTGATTGTTTCTTTTCATCCTCCGGCACACCTCATCTTCACCCTGCGCATTACTCATGGCATAGCCACATGAAGTAACTGATGACCAGTCAAACACAGTCACACACTTTGTTAGAAagttatattatgtatataaaaaatacaccAAGTATATAGAAcaacaattatttttcataagtatatattaaattaattttgaacacCCTGAAcgaaatttttagttttgtagcTAGCGTACATAGCCCCATCCCACCACCCCACACTCCTACCCCCGCACCCACCTCccataatatttttagtttaggaCCATATGATTCAAAAGTTTCagtattttcttaaactttagaATAAGtcaaattaaaacatataaatcgaAACATAAAAGAATAAATCAACAATATTAATACTCTAACATACTTTCATTATGACTCCTTAATCTCTATTATCATGTTTTACTAGACTTGTataaatggaaaagaaaaataagtaaactaaacaaagaaaccttctaaaatggaacaaaaatttCGAGAGTACAGATGAGCACAATAAATACTAATATTTGTTcctattggaaaaaaaaataatggttACAATACATTAATTGAATTGATGAAAAAGACAAACAAAGAGTTtaatttacttttcatttctcCCTCTTTCATtgaattattgttttatttttggagAAGTAGGTGTTTGTTAATCATGAAAGTCATTGAACTTTAAACTCAAACGGAAATCTACTTTCACATACACCTAATTTATTCATATGGGAAATGCCATCCTATTAATATCATATCTCTTACTCtctattcatttttaattgtcatgttacATTTCtcgaaagttaatttgactaatttttaaagttaaatcagattacattattttgatattttaaacaaaaaacttagatattcaaaacctatacgaaaagtattataaattgcaatttatatatatatatatatatcaatttaatgaaaacatacatcataaaataatgTTAATCAAAATTCTTATCGTTTgaatctaaaaaaagaaaagcataacaactaaaaaggaacggaGAAATTACTTTTCAACCCTTTTCTATATCTCTTTTTGTACTCTTTCTTTctaacttttcaaaaaaaacatTACTATACTAGCTAGGGGCAAGACATGAtagtgatttaagaaaaaaatacttttgaaaagactaaagaaatTGAGAAATGACTTATGTTACTCAGactcttaaaaaatattgtatcacCCCTGTCAATCCtttaaaaatacactatttCTGAAGAATCCAACATACAccaatcaatatttttaaaaagtccgAACAATATAGAGAATAGTTACCTATAACAAATCACAAATTAATACGAGCCGATCAGAAGAagcaaaaaattatgaaaaagaaacaaacctGAAAAAACCTTAGTTGTTGTAAGAGAAATTCTTAGTAGAAGAAAAAGTTGTTCCTGGAATTAGAAATCCACAATTTGGAATTCAGTGAGAAACACAAagttatgtttatgctttgttataAATGATCCTTAATTTGTACTATCTgccctttttattttattttttaaatgtaggAGTAAAgagaaaatgttaaaaaaatggtccctcaaatatattttgagtATTTTTTGTCCTTTCATGAAAGTCGCTGAAAATACTTTTTCGATTTTATCATGTTCGGTtagtcaaaaaaatttaaaatattttttataggaaaataaattttcttaaaataaaaaaaatgacttttctgtAGAAGTGGGAAAGCAATTTCATTTGATTGTGTCATTCCGACCCTCCAACACACTCCATCTTCATAGACTTCACCTCCACACAGGCCCCATCCTGACACCTATCTCCTATAGTATTTATCTAgattatgtataaatatttttagaataatatctttttatttacgAATAAATAAAcacagaaaataaataaaaaattcatttatttttctgctatcttatttctcaaaaataataataatatttttctccatatCGAAAACACCATCATGAGTGGAAATCTCCTTCCACAATTGGAACTCCGTGACAGATACACAAagttataatttcttatttcagCCTTGTTTGAGATGATCTTAAATTTGTTCTTGTcttccctttttatttattttttaatgtggGAGTACAAAAAGTGACGAAAATGGTCATTGTATATTTGAGTATAGGTTTAAAATAgtctcttaaatatattttgaacaatttctatttttttttatgataatgaACATTCACttaaaaacgaaaaaaatgaCTCTCCAGGcggttaacttttttttttcttttcatatttatatttaacaaTTGTTGGGACAGACTCTCGTGGAAAATGAAAAAACCCCTTATCGGATTGAAAGCGATAACTTAagcctctttcttcttctaataGGGTGTTTAAAGAGCATGAACTCTTTAGTTTAATTAAGTTTCAATTTGGAAAATGAAAAGGCCCCATTTGATTCAATTCACGAATTAGCCCACTATGAGtctactacatttttttttcataataattttatataattagataatagtaataataataattaagtatatcattggtcttttttttttatataaaaaatcaacACTTTTAATCTTCATCAAATATTCTACGAATTCTATCAATTATATTTACAAATTCTGAGGATTTACGCGACTAGTCCTTGTACAATAAataagttttgatatatatgCTACTCATACTTGTTACTAAAAGGGACAAGAGACCAAAATAAATGGAGAATAAATATAAGCAAAAGTCCACTTTAAAAGCTAAAAGGTAGTTATCACAAAATTCTTCATAGACCATAGgacaaacaaaatcaaatttataatgGTTCAACATCTATTTCTCATTGTTCAAAAGCTTTACTTATGTAAGATCGTCAGAATCTTGTATTCCACTGTTATCATTATATTATTCATCATCATCTTCCTCAGCTGTGATTGTTGCATTCTATTACTAATGGAGGAACCGACTATTCAGTAGCTTCACCTTCTTCTATATCTTCATCTTTATCATCACTGATATTAGTCACATCTGATTGAAGTAAAGCTTGACGTTTTTGTTCCTTCTTTACATCAAcatatttcttcatttcttcccTTACAACATCCGGGCATTGTTCACACCGTGTGACGTCCCTGCAAGTACCAATCAAGTGTTGTTTGTGACGAAAGATTCCGCCATTAGTAACTTTTTTACAAAAGTTACACTCAACTGCGGCCTTATTGGTCTCACTTGCTCTTTTCCCATATTTCCAACCCGGGTCAGCAGTTTTTAATCGCTGTTAAGATCAAAGAAACTAATGAACAAGATAAACAAAGTAATTGAAGTACCATGTAGTAGTAAAAATGAAGAATACGATACTATGAAAGTACAAGGAGTAAAATTAAGAATGAGATATTTGACCTTCAGCTTGGGTTTGCGCTGAGACTTCTTCTTGGTTGCACTATTAGTTGGTTCAAGCTTGAACGTAGACCCCTCACCGTCATTCAATATCTTTGTGTGCTCATTTCCTCCACTAGTTCCAGAAATCACTGGAGAAGATTCATCATCATCCGTCATGTCATAAAGTGGAAGATTATCCACGATATATCTGCAGTAAGAAAGCTAGATTGAAATAAATATCCAACACATGTATTGgctaactctgtccaccaaggcttgGACACAAGAAAAGAAATCACCTATCTTTTTGTCTCCATTGGGCATTGACCATTACATGTTTCTTACAAGGAGGAAACGAAAGGCTAGCTACTAGGTATGAAACATAATATGACTAAAATAAATTACCTGTTATCCCCTTCTTCGCAGACTTGGTTGCACCCCTGAGCCAAGATAAAAAAGGGaacaaaagaataagaaatgAGATTGACAGACTCATATCGAATTTAGAAGCAtctattatgttttaaaaaacacTTCAACAGTGAGGCTTATCAATATCAACGAGAAACAAAATCAATATCTTGGAGTACCTTGAGCACAAAAAGGATTACAGCGCACAATGCAAACCTCTCTTGGAATAAAATGGTGGGGCGGATCACCTCCTGGACAACTAAGTTCCTATCATATGCTGGGAGGGTGCAACTTATAAATATTGTTCTCTTCTCAATTCAGACATACTATGGGAAAGGCAGAACGGTGTGGAATATGGATGCTAACAGTGctcatggataataagaaaattCTTAAAACAAATGAGACTATGGAAGCTGCAGGATATGGAGAAGCTGAGTTGATCCAGATGCCGAGATTCTCGATACATAAAATGTACATCCAACTAAGAGGAGTATTCTCAAAGGTAACTTGGAGAAGATTAGTTTGTAACAACAAGGGGTCGCCAAAATGGATTTTTATGCTACGACTGGCCATCCATGCGAAGCTACTCACCAAAGCCAAACTGCTGAAATGGGGGGTAGTACAAGACGCGGAATGCTCTTTCTGTAATACAACGAAGGAATCTGTAGCACACCTGATGTTTGAATGCAACATATCAGCCGGAGTTTGGAAAAGGCTACTAGTAATATGGCAAGGCGTAACTCGACAAACATTGAACTGGCAAGGAGAAGTGCTTTGGGCTAGCACACACCACAAGAGGAAAACACCAGATGCTGTCTATAGAATGACCATGGCAAGTGCTGTCTATCACATTTGGCAAGAACAAAATGCAAGACTATTCAAACAGAAGCAATGAAGTGAAGATGAGATTGTGAAGATTATCATACATGAGATACATCATAGAGGGAATAAGTACAGTAAATTGAGAGGAACATTAGCTAGATTGAATTTTTATCCTTCCTAATCGATAGCTGATGTAGAGGGGACGAAGTAGATGAGGGGTGAAGCTGTTGAAGCTCAggcctttgttttttttttttagtgttgtaACGTTTACTTGGtgaataaataaatcaattatttgccaaaaaataaataaatcctGCTGATCAACCAAGCTTTATATGAGAACAACAAAATCTACAGCATGAACTTCCATTGCtgttctctaaattctgacataATAAGCCATAAggtttatctttatttattttactggTGTAATAAGCATTTATCCTGGATTACTTTATTTTTAGCCTGAAATGCAACATGTTGTTTATcctctaataaaatttaaggtCCTTATATTGTGGTGTACTTAGGCTCTTGGATGAAAGAAGGAGCTACAAAGGGCTAAAAAATTCAATCTATCATTCACCAGTCTAGATCTAACTACcactatatataatttatctttaaGCCTTGGCGAGACATTCTCATCACACAGTCATCTTAAAATTAAGAATGGGATATTTGACCTTCAGCTTGGGTTTGGGCTGACACTTCTTCTTGGTTTTGCTATTAGTTTGTTCCAACTTGAACGTAGACGCCTCACTGTCATTCAATACCTTATAAGTGTGCTTATTTCCTCCACTAGTTCCAGAGATCACTGGAGAAGATTTATCATCATCCGTCATGTCATAAAGTGGAAGATTATCCACGATATATCTGCAGTAAGAAAGCCAGATTGAAATAAATATCCAAGAATTACAAGGAAATGAGTTGATGCTGTAGCATCCAAACTATATTATCATAAGCAATTTCCTCCGCTGAAACTCATAAAGAACTATCTGAAATTTTACAGAAATATCATTTTCGGCCTCTTTATCAATTGACAGACAAAAGAAGTGGGATTAAGAATAGGGGAGGAGCAGCTCTTCTCATACTTCGGCTTATGGAGAGACATAACACATCAAATAAAACATGCAAGATCTCTTACTAAGCCGTTGCCTATcacatttatatatatcttaCTGAGGTTTTCATGGAATCACTAATATTTCTCTTTTACATAGAGAATCAAGATGTAGAAGTAATGGAAAGAGATGAGCTCCTGAAACAAATCAAGTTAACAGAACAATGATTACCTGTTATCCTCTTCTTCCCAGACATGGCTGCACTCCTGAGCCAACTGCCAAGATAAAAAAGGGaacaaaagaataagaaatgGGATTGACAGACTCATATTGAATTTAGAAGCATCTATCATAAAACATTAATCTGTTTGTTGTCTAATTCTGGAAAGAAGGAATAAGTGAAATGACACTATAAAGGGCATTCTAGCTATAACAATTCACAAGAAACTTAAGTTACCTTAAATCCTTGAGATTTGGAACCCAAAAAAAGAGAACAGTTTGCAGCTCCACAAAGACAACGAACAGGTGCACCACCATACCACTCAAAGTTATAGTTATATGAAAGTTCCATTCCAACGGATATATCTCTCTTTGCAAATATTCCTACCCTTGTTTCCCCTAACACTATCCATTTCCTTGTTTCACAATTTGGTTGGCTGGAAAAGTCAGGAACACACAGTAGCAGTACTATCAATCAACATCAGTTAACGAACTTATTCActtttcatcatttcaataaCTGAAGTTTCAGCACTTACCATGAATGATTAATGAATCTTGCTAGACTTCCCTTCTTGGTAGCATCAATGAAATAATTCGCGTTCACTGAAATAATGTATGCGTCCTTGACCTCTGCACAAATCATATAGTAGTGATCGATCTGTAGATGCATTGATAACCATATCTATTGTCGATAACTTACTATGAGCTTCATAAGCCAGACACCTTTTCTTTGCTGCTTCAGATGATAGCACTTCTCCACAGTATTCCATGATGAACTGTCCAGCCTAACAATGTAAAGAGAGAGGAAGAATTGGTTGATAGAAGCTAATTAGTAATTAGTTACTTCTC
This region includes:
- the LOC125876501 gene encoding protein NRT1/ PTR FAMILY 8.1-like isoform X2; the protein is MAEEEDVFTKDGTVDYRNKPANKKKTGTWKACPYILGNECCERLAYYGMSTNLVYYFKTQLSQETATASKNQSNWAGTCYVMPLLGAFLADSYLGRYWTIAIFSIIYVCGMTLLTVSASVPGLRPVCYEKNKCHATDSQTAVFFVALYLVALGTGGIKPCVSSYGADQFDDADPIERNYKNSFFNWFYFSINIGALVASSLIVWIQQDISWGWGFGVPAAAMAFAVVSFFSGSRLYRYQKPGGSPLTRICQVVVASLRKCHVTLPAEKSLLYETAEAESAIKGSRKLAHTNDLRFFDRAAVKTGLDENRGSINNWKLCTVTQVEEFKSVVKLLPIWATGIIFSTVYSQMSNYFVVQAMSMDTHLGKLKIPEASLSVFDTIAVILWVPVYDRVLVPFVRKFTGHKNGLTQLQRMGTGLIISVFAMVSAALVEVVRLGIVKRHNLYDSKDIPMSVFWQIPQYMIIGCAEVFTFIGQLEFFYDQAPDSMRSLCAALSLTTTALGSYVSSLLVTIVTDISTRNGKMGWLSDNPNYGKLHYFFFLLSVLSVLNFFIFLIVAKRYKYKKAINKDGPVPMMANGDDNKLDL
- the LOC125876501 gene encoding protein NRT1/ PTR FAMILY 8.1-like isoform X1, which translates into the protein MNLKNNIAMAEEEDVFTKDGTVDYRNKPANKKKTGTWKACPYILGNECCERLAYYGMSTNLVYYFKTQLSQETATASKNQSNWAGTCYVMPLLGAFLADSYLGRYWTIAIFSIIYVCGMTLLTVSASVPGLRPVCYEKNKCHATDSQTAVFFVALYLVALGTGGIKPCVSSYGADQFDDADPIERNYKNSFFNWFYFSINIGALVASSLIVWIQQDISWGWGFGVPAAAMAFAVVSFFSGSRLYRYQKPGGSPLTRICQVVVASLRKCHVTLPAEKSLLYETAEAESAIKGSRKLAHTNDLRFFDRAAVKTGLDENRGSINNWKLCTVTQVEEFKSVVKLLPIWATGIIFSTVYSQMSNYFVVQAMSMDTHLGKLKIPEASLSVFDTIAVILWVPVYDRVLVPFVRKFTGHKNGLTQLQRMGTGLIISVFAMVSAALVEVVRLGIVKRHNLYDSKDIPMSVFWQIPQYMIIGCAEVFTFIGQLEFFYDQAPDSMRSLCAALSLTTTALGSYVSSLLVTIVTDISTRNGKMGWLSDNPNYGKLHYFFFLLSVLSVLNFFIFLIVAKRYKYKKAINKDGPVPMMANGDDNKLDL
- the LOC125877612 gene encoding uncharacterized protein LOC125877612, with the translated sequence MGKAERCGIWMLTVLMDNKKILKTNETMEAAGYGEAELIQMPRFSIHKMYIQLRGVFSKVTWRRLVCNNKGSPKWIFMLRLAIHAKLLTKAKLLKWGVVQDAECSFCNTTKESVAHLMFECNISAGVWKRLLVIWQGVTRQTLNWQGEVLWASTHHKRKTPDAVYRMTMASAVYHIWQEQNARLFKQKQ
- the LOC125877613 gene encoding histone-lysine N-methyltransferase ASHH1-like, which produces MESPNEEGSPSANCKCCNLTIDESEYEHRNLHHKRMQCKENHAPVRGIHKKLKEEDVVVCECKYGVNDPETACGERCLNVLTSTECTLGYCQNGENCRNQRFQKCEYAKTKLFRTEGRGWGLLADENIKAGQFIMEYCGEVLSSEAAKKRCLAYEAHKVKDAYIISVNANYFIDATKKGSLARFINHSCQPNCETRKWIVLGETRVGIFAKRDISVGMELSYNYNFEWYGGAPVRCLCGAANCSLFLGSKSQGFKLAQECSHVWEEEDNRYIVDNLPLYDMTDDDKSSPVISGTSGGNKHTYKVLNDSEASTFKLEQTNSKTKKKCQPKPKLKVKYPILNFKMTV